The region TTTTGTTGGTTGGGAATTATTGGCGGTGTACCCATCAAATTCCACCTCAACAAAAGTTAGCTGAAAGGAAGAAATCCTAATAAAGCACATCGATGTAACAAAGCATTGTATTTGTACGAGTAAAAGGATAGCACATGTTGTTGTAAAAACTATCTTCATACCGTTGACTGGAAAAACAAGTCGTGATGAAGCTCAGCCAAGAATTCCAGCAGCTATGTCATGACTATGTCGTCTTCACCAAATCCATGCTTTTCATTCTAGGTAACACGTCATCACCAAATTCATCTTAGgtaatcatataaatttaatatacatTGTTCACACAATTAAACGCAGGGCTCATATTCAGCTACAAGTTAGTGGAGAACTCATTTCTGAGCGTCTTGATCACTCATCTCACCGATGCGTGGGGGGAGAATGAGAAGGACCTCCGGAAAGCCGCCATGGTCGTGAATTTGCAAGAGGCAACGGGATCGGTTTCAGTAGTTTTGTTCGTTTATCTAGCCGATGTTCATACCGGCCGCTTCAAAATGGTGGCTTTCGCAACTGCGTTTTGCATCGCTGTAAGTGTTTAGGAGATAATTTGTGTGTAAAAGCACGTGATCCACATATAATTTGTGCTACATTGATTGTCAAGGGAGGAATTAACTTGTGCGACTTAATTCTTCTATTTTGTCTATTAACTTGTTACTTTAAAACTGCCGAAAATGAATTAACTTATACATTTAGATGATCTCTCAAAGTTGGGTGAAATTAAGTTCAGTCTATGAACTTTGATTATTGATGATGAATTGTAGCTCAGATGGTAAGACCTTCTCcttcaatataaaataaaataagatagatgaTTAGATGAGAACCATTGATcctagtatttttaaaaaaaaaaaatggaataacAATATGTTTTACAGGGATTGTTGCTCAACTTTGCGTCAACTAGAAATGAGGATGATAAGGAGGTTAAATGGGGGCTATTCTACCTTGGGCTGGGGTTATTGACTTTTGCCCCAGCGGCATTGTCAGTGACGCTTGAAGTGTTTCTTGAGGATCAGCTCCGGCCTAAGGATACCGATCAACTCCGCCCTACGGATGCCGATCAGCATGAGGATCAGAGAAATCAGCTCCAGCCTACGGATGCCGATGATCAGCGTGAGGATCGGAGAAAGCGACGCACAAACTTCTGGTGGAAATTGGTTTCCTGTGTGGCAGCCATCTTCTCTATGTTTGGACCATCATTTAATGCACAAGTATTAGCTGGTGTGATGGGGGTTTGCTTCTTAGTGTTCTTGTTGGGTAGCAATTACTACCACCATGAAAGAAAAATCGAAAACCAATTTAAAGATGTCGGAATCGTCCTCGCAAGAGCCTACAGAAACAGGAATGACGAGTATCCACAAggatcattcaacaatgaaacgCAGATCCCGCCCCGCCTTTGGGGGTTGAGGttggtaaattttttttatggaatTTTGCTTTTCTATATGTTACGTACATCAACACTTTATAATCAAAGACTACAAGGATGTAGAATAAAAAGAGATATCCTATAATAAAGAAGATAATATAGATGTAGTATAAAAAGAGATATCctataataaagaaaataaattatattatctctgtcttttaaaaataataacttCTGAAATGGTACGAGTTTTAAAGTATAATTGGTCAAGTAAAAAAAAGATGGaaataaaaagtgattgaagtacTGCTAGCGAAGATGagtctcatctcattagagagaaaaaaaattatttaaaataaacaaaGCTTAATTTTAAGAAACAAACCAAAATAGAATTAACTGTTTTTTAAAGAATTGGAAATAGTATCAAGATTACAAAAGAATGACACATTTCCTCAAAGTGGAAATCATAAAAACAGTTATCAATCGGAATAAGTGGATTTAGAATGACACCATGTTATTAAATCCTAACAACTATGAAAATAtatcacaaaaataatatacaGGTTATCAGCATAattcatgcataaaattaaggGATATTGGCCCTTAGGAACTTTAAAAAAGTTGAGCTTCTCTCACAAACTTTCAACTTAGCTaagaatatcacaaactttcCCTGAATTTGTTATTTTCTGTAGAAATCGGTATAATCTTTCATTCTTATTCACTTCTCAATGTAAGGGATTATGCATCTTATATAGGCTACATCAACATAATATatggtaaacctaatttacattaaTTGATACATCTATCCATGGTAAACTATCCTTGCATATCAATTACGTATCAATTACGTACCATTCTCTTGATTTCTACTTCTCGGAATGACTTTGAGTTTACCGCATTTGTCAGAATATCAGCCAATTGGTCTTCAGATTTGACATACGACATCTCCACCACCTTAGCTTCAatgttctccttgatgaagtgccTATCTACTTCCACATATACTGATTGCTGTCTTGTTATCGCAGAACAACCTATATGGTTGAGTAGGACGAAGGTCCAACTCTGTCATAAGTTTCCTTAGCAATAATATCTgtcaacccacttttaattcctcggaattctgcctctgcactagatagtgctaccactttctgtttcttacttctccatgtcacaAGATTACCTCCCACGAAGGTAAAATAACCGgcagttgattttctgtcatttgggttaCCGGTCCAATCAGCATCAGTGAAACCATGAACCTCCATGTGACCATGCTTAAGTCCGTGTTCACCTGTCCCTTTCAAGTATCGAACTATCCGCAAAGCCGCCTCCCAATGTTCttcttgaggtgcatgcatgaactgacttactacTCCCTCTACAAAGGCAATGTCCGGCCTTGTATAGGATAGATAGATCAGTTTCCCGACTAAtctctgatatctccccctaTCGGTCTGTCTTCCTCCTTCCTTCAATTGCAATCCATGATTTTGAACTATTGGAGTATCTGTTGGCTTGCAATCTATCATTCCAATTTCAGCCAATAGGTCTAGTGTGTATTTCCTCTGATTTATGAAGATCCCTTTCTTTGACCAGAGTACCTCTATTCCCATAAAGTACTCGAGGAGTCCCAAATTCATCATCTCGAAATCTCTGAACAAGttctttttcaactcactaATTTCCTCGTCATCATCTCCtgtaatgatcatgtcatctacatatataaTAAGACACGTGATTTTGCCATCTTCTTGAGAAACAGAGTATGATCTGAATTACTCTGTGTgtacccatatttcttcattactCCTGCGAACCTTCCGAACCATGCTCGTGGGGATTGTTTCAATCCGTaaagtgtcttcttcaattgaCAGACTTCACCATCTTGGAATTTTGCTATGAACCCAGGAGGAGGATCCATAAAGACAGGTTTTAGCAACTCTCCATGGAGGAAGGCATTagtcacatcaaactgatgGAGTGGCCAACCTTGTTAGCGGCAATGGAAAGTAGTACTATTACAGTGTGAATCTTGGCTACCGGggagaatgtttcagcataatccACGCCATATGTCCGAGTATATCCTTTCGCCACGAGTCGAGCCTTATATCTCTCTATCGTGTCATATGGCCTTCTTTTGATCGTGAATACCCATCTGCACCCAACAGTCTTCACTCCTTTAGGCAGCTTGCCTTTTACCCACGTGTTATTCTTCATCAAAGCCTCCATTTCAGTAAACAagcttctctccagtgtttatgcttcattgcttcttcggccGACTGTggagtttcttcttcttcatacaaCGCAGCTGCAAAAGTGATGTGtaattttttagtttaaatATCAAGTGCAagatcacacaagtttaataaaaataactctaatattacaacgatactgcaagaatacagcgtagaatgtagtacttcgagtgtcgatccacatagaggcgtaggttatttaattagGTTTGACAGGATTCATAAACAATTTAAAAACTAAAGTAAGAAAATAGACTACTCAAGAGATAAAAAACGATTGCTCCTAACAACATTCGGATGAATCACTATTGTATTGATTCTATATTCACATTCATAAGCTATTGAGAACGATGATCAATTTTACACTATAAAAGTACTGAACATACTTAaagaattatagtactagtGGTAGCTGAACACATAGCCAAAAGTACATAATCATTAGACTAAtattcctgcggaagcgcggtaAATACTAGACTAACTTCTCAAGACTAACAAATATTATGGTTAGCTtaacacttaacacataaacatCTTCTCATCAAACTAAACTCCTACGGATGCGTAGTAAGTATTAATTCAACTTTGAAGACTTTTTTACATCAATATTCACTTGTATATTTATCTCTGAACAAGATAAAATTAACAAGTTTTTCATCTAAGTTTTCATCCAATTTCCAAGTTAAAGATACATTAGAAAGAGGCAATTAATATACTACATTTGATGCATCAAAACATAGCAGAAATAAAATCCGAACCATAGACGAAAACCAAagaaaatgattaaatatagaatatctacaatcaattcatcctactagtgttaggagcaatgaagaaaaactagccacacatgctaaagaagaaaaaccgcAGAGTTAACGGCGTTCTCCGATGGCCGGCGATAGTCCTTCTCCGAGGTGACGAAGATTGGATGTGGGatcctcctctctctcttcttcttttctcttttcaaaCTTCTCGCTGACTCTCTCCAATTTCGTCTCTCCTCCCTTTTTTCCCCCAAAACCGTCTggcttttcttcttttcttcccaCCAAACTGCCGAGAACTGCCAATTTGTAGTTGATTCACCAGGGCGGGTGATTAGTTCTGGAATCCTCACGCCTTGCGAAttacacccgaccgggtggattttgTTGGTATAAAactcacccggtcgggtgatagCTTCTGGAGTTTCCACACCTTcaaaaatcgcccgaccgggcgttttgagacttaaattcgcccgaccgggtgttATGCTTCTGGACTCCTCACGCCTTGAAGACACAGCCCGGGCGGGTGGTGCGTTGGCTGCCTGATCGGATGGACGTTTAAGTGAGCTCCAGCCAGCTTTTTACGTCCGTAACTTCGATGAAAACACGTTTGATGAGTCATAATTTACATACAAATGTCTAGTCTAAGGGGGGGAAATataggaaatatgcttcgcatcaaaaAGCTCTTgccatttttgtcaaatttcCTTGCACGAAGTTCGCCACCCCATATCGGCTTTTCTTTCCTATCTTCTCTGAGGAGTATCTCTTTGGCGGTATCCCCCTTGTACTCCGAGGTGGAAGTATATACCGTCCACTATCTCCGTCAATGCCATTTTCCTCCTCTAGAGGTTCTGTTTCAATTTGGTCATTGGAAATAAGTATAGAAGAAGCGTCTGAGTCGGggattacctcggatatcgtcggAGGGGAATTTTGAGCTTGACgatggcacaacccaacttagatagtcaaTAGTACTACCTGGATCACTCTCTCCCTGACTATTAAGGTGGGTTTGGTAAAAGAACTCGGTTTCCAACAAAattacagttcatggtggtgATGACCTTTTTGGTTTGGAGTTCAAAACATCGATAGCCTTTCTGGTTTAGCCCATACCCTACGAAGACACATTTAGTTGCACATGGAGATAATTTGGTTGTTCATGTTTTGGGATATGGACGTACACGGTACAACCGAAGACTTTTGGTGAGAGGTTTAGGTAATCGGGGATTTTGGCAATTTTGGACAAGGTATCAAGGGGAGTTTTCATGCGAAGGATCTTAGCAGGGAGGCGGTTCATGAGGAATATAGAAGTGGCAACTACTTTGGGCAAAAAAACTTTGggactttggattcaatcattagggctcgggtcatttctagGATCGTTCTATTTTTCCTTTCGGCTACTCCATTTTGCTCAGGTGTATAAGGGCAACAACTCTGGTGGATGATGCCCTTTTCTTTGCAGAATTGGGTCATGACATTATTCACAAATTCTCTCACATTATCAGATCTAAGAATTTTAATAGTGGTGTGGAACTGTGTTTGGATAAGTTTgagaaatgagacaaatttatCAAATACTTTAGACTtatgtttcaagaaataaacccatgtcatcctagtgcaatcatcaacaaatatcacaaaatatcgaaaaccattTCCACCCACGATTGGAGCTGGACCCCGTACATCAGAATGTACTAAAGAAAACATGGAATTCATTCGAGTATTTGTAGGTTTAAAAGACTATctgtggcttttggccaaaacacaagttgcACAAGAAAAATAAGCAGGAATAGAAAGGTTCGGATAAAGAAGTTTAAAATAACCAGGGGAGGGGTGCCCTAGTCTTCGGTACCAAAGCCAAGTTTCTTATTTCAtggacccgtgagccagcatcgcattaccatgttgagctatctcatccacgtaatagagtccttgcttcttagtgccacgcccaagaatcctcctcgtctgaTTATCCTGCAAGATGCAAAAATCAGGGTGCATTAGGAGTGTACAGTTTAATTACTTGGTGACATGGCTAATAGACATTAGCCTTTGAGACAAGGTAGTAACATATAGGCAGTTCGTAAGACGAAGAGTGGGAGATATCTCAATAGTTCCAGACCCTACAACTGTAATCAGTTCCCCATTGGCAGTTCTAATATAGGATTTATCAACTTCACAACTTAGatcaataaaatcatttttttctggAGTCATCGTATCGGTTGcccccacaataaaaaattcaTCCCTTTGTATGTGTATCAGCCATATTTTCAACatgaaatgcagcggaaatattTTGTAAGGATGCAAAAGAGTTTTTTGACACATAATCACATGTGTTGGGGTTCATTCGAAATTTCTGGGAGTATTTAGGGTCAGTCTTATATTTCAGCAAATCTGGGGGGCGGTATTTAATATGGTGGGGTTTGTTTTCTAATATTGCATACTTTGGGGGTTTAAAACATGAGGTATATGATTTattagggtttggtttaaaaccaaaccctttacctccttGTTGTGCCGCTGTCGCACCTCGTACGCCGCCACCACCGGATTGACCCTCTTGGCGGTTTCCTAAGCCGCCGCCGGTTGTTTCTCTCTGATTCCCGACATCCGTCTGTCGGTGTTGTCCCTCACCGTTCACTCCAGTGGCGAATTTCGCCTGTGCCGGCGCTGCCCTCGCCCTTTGCCGCTCCTCCCACCACTCTGGATACCCCAAACGTTTAAAACAGATTTCCcatgtgtgtttttgttttccACAGTGGGAGCACCATAGTTTGGAGGTGTCGGGGCGGTGATTCCCTGGTCGGCCGGTGGCTATGGTGGCTGCGGGGCGCTGTGGTGGCCCGCTCCAATCCGTGCGGTGTGTTGGCCTCCTCAGATGCGGTGGTCGATTGCTCTGTGCAGCCAATCCGTGGCTGATTTCCCCTTATGATGAATCGGTTTTTCGCCGTCGGCATCTGCAGTGGGTGTGGCGGATGTTGGTGGCATGATTCgacgtcgagccgcctccgtcttcacccacccGTAGGCTGCCTCTACTGATGGGTATGGATCTTCCTTTAGGATCTCTCGCCTTATTGAATCGTATTCCTGATTCAATCCTGTCAGGAACTTGACCAAGCGTTTCTCGTTTGAATGTACCCTGTACTGGGCGATTCCTTTGTCGCAGCAAGTTACGGGCTGCTTCTGGCAGCGATCGATGTTGATCCATAGCCCGTGGATCCTCCGATAATAGGTCTCTAAATCCAAGTTTCCTTGTCTGATTGCAATTACTTTTTCTTCCAAATCGTAAATAAGATACTTATGTGCCTCGTTTTCGTATGTCACGGCGAGGCTATCCCACAACGCTTTTGATGTTTGGTGGTGCGCGAAATCGGAGATGATGTCGTTTTCGATGTTATCCACTATCCAAGGGAACACTATGAGATCGTTTTCCTCCCACTCCTCAAACCCCTTGCTCCCGGGGCTTGGAGGTTCGTTTCGGATGTAAGAATAGGCCCCCCGGCCTCCTATCTTCACCTTGATCAATCTTGACCATAACGGGTAGTTTCTCTCATTCAGTCTGAACGTTATTGTGATGCCTTTGCTGTTTCTCAAGCTTTTCGTTTCGTCTAGATTGGGTTTCATCTCCTCCTCTGTATCTGACATGTTTTTGGCTGTAGGGTTTGGTTTCTGGATTTGATTTTGGCTGAAAAGGGTCGAGAATTGGTAGTTTGGCtatgatgaattttttttgagCCTAGGGTCATTTTttctgctctgataccatgtagaaatCGGTATAATCTTTCATTCTTATTCACTTCTCAATGTACAAGGATTATGCATCTTATATAGGCTACATCAACCTAATATATGGTAAACATAACTTACATTAATTGATACATCTATCTATGgtaaacttgcatattaattacgTATCAATTATGCACCATTCTCCTGATTTCTTTCCTACATTTTCCAACGACATGACAGGTGGGTAGACAAGGCGGCAATTGCGCATGGAACGGAGACAGGCGGTTGTAGTGATGTACAAGTTGAAAAAGTGAAACGTTTGATTAAGATGCTTCCAATGTGGTCTTGTTTCCTCACTTTAAGCCTGGTTGCTGCTTCTGGCAGCACCTTCTTCTTCGAGGAAGCAAGTGTTATTGAAGACGGTGGTGTTATAAACAACGATAATAAAATTCTCATCCTCGCCAACGTGGTTCGATTCACAAATTTTATGGGGTCAGTAATATCCAATTGCATCATCACTAAACTTAGAGACAGAATGAAATTCAACCAACAGAGGATGGAGCTGGTGAAAATCGGCATGGGGATGTTGTGTTGCGTGCCGTGCTGCATCGTTGCTTGGCGGCTTGCATCACTCAGGCGGAATTACTATATTAACGTATATTGGCTAACACCACAATTTATTTTACTGGGACTAATGCAAGGGCTCTCTGAAGATGGCCTCGAATCGTTTTATGAATCGCAGGCTAGTAAGAGTTTGTTGAGTTTTGGGCCGCCGTTTGGAGAGTTGGTGATGGGGATAGGTAAATTTATGAGCATGCCTTGCGTTCTCATCTTCAGCATGAAATCACTTGGATGGTTCAAGAAGGATATACATGCCAGTCGCCTCGACAAGTATTATATTTTTCTGGCTGTTTTGAGTCTCCTGAACTTTGTGTTATATTGTTTTTTCGGGTGGTGGTATCGAAACGACACTTTCCTAGCGAGAGACGAGGAAATGGGTGAGCAGAGTGAAGTGACGATCACTTTGGGTGAAGGTGTTGAGCCTCGATCCGCTGAGGGGCGTCACGTCTCTCAGCGATCTCTCTCTCGTCGATTTGTTTCTAAGGGGAAGGAGAGCGACCGTGGTGAAGCTGGTAATGCTACAGCAGATAGGTCAGGAATAGGGGAAGAAGAGGAAAGCGGAAACACATGAAGATCCACTCTTGGGCTCTACTAGTGAACACATCTCTTATCAATCTGATTCCAAGCCTAGTGAGAGCAGCTGTGGTGAAGTTACGGCAGATGGCGAAGAAGCAGAGGGGGAAACACACGAAGATCCACTCTTGGGCTCGTTGGATAAGTCCACTAGGAATACTACTATGAATATTTATGCGGTGCTGCTCGTAGTCACGTTGATGACACGTCTATCCTCAAGAGCGGCTCGCAAGCGCTCCAAGTCGAAGCATGAGTAGGTATTTTTGTTAAGGCAGTTCTCTGGGAATACATTAGCCTAACcttatatttcatatttttcagaCTTAAATTTATGGAACATTAGTTTTATTATCATCATGTGATAACTAGTTGATAATTGGATTTTTGTTATTTGTAGCAATAATTGTAGCTAAGGGCATCGTTAACGGAGAAACAATCATAGCCATTGCTACATGAAGCAACTGCAATTACAAACATGCTGATTTCTCAAAGCAATAGAAATGTAACTAAAAGTATGATCAATCCAGACAAATCCACCTTCATCTTTGAACAAGTATTTAAAACAACATTAACGAATTCTCAACTGCTTCATCGTTCGTCTAAAACCTAACTAACTAATTGAACATCAAGGACTGCTTCCCCGTATAACTCCACTTGTTCCTTCGAAATTCTTTCAACAGAAACGGCGACTGAATCACTGCAATTTCTTAAGTGAATTGCTCTCAGTGTGGGTATTTCTGCAAAATCTAAAGGGATCTCCTTGAGGTTAATTACCTGATAAAGAGTAAGTTTCTCAAGGCATGGAAAGTGAGAGCTTTCTGCTGTCCAGACTTCAAGACTCGGACAATCGTAAAGAGATAAGGATTTGAGGCTCGAGAAATGGCCTTCACTTGTTTCCCACTGCCCATGTCTGAAACTCCCCTTTGACAGTGTGAGCTTTTGAAGATGGGGCAATACACCTATCTTATCCAATATCTCATCCCAATACTGGGATTCGTCAATGTATAGAAACAACTTCTTGAGCGACCGAGGGAAGTTAACCAGATACACCTCCCCATGTAGACTACAGTTCAAGGACTCGAGTTTATCCAGACGATCAAGTTTGCTCAGACAATATTTGTCATGATCAAGTCCCGCATTGGCTATCTGCAACTTCTTTATATTGGGAATTCTCTTGATCACTCGTTGGCTACACGTAAAGTTCTGTATTCCAACCAACGTCTGCAGATTTTCGGAAACAGTGCCTTCTTGAGCACTGGGAGGATCTGGGAGATGGAGTTGTTCGAACTGAACATGCCTAATGAAAGGCATGCGCCAAATATCAGTTAGCAAAGTAAGCCATTTGACATGTGGCATGATCAATGTTTGTAGATTCCAAAATAGCCAGATTGAACCAGGGAAAAGGAACCCTTCACCAACCGAGAAAGCAAGGCACCGGGAATTAACAAACCGATGCATGCTTTCAAGGAACGTTCTAGATGAAGTAACAACACGGCGTTTCCCATTTACCATCCGTTGAGGACTAGCGGTTTGAAACCTTTCTTTCTGAGCTTGTCTCAAGCACAAGTCTCTCAACAAGTCATGAACTTTGCAGCTTTTAATATTTCCAGTACTGCCCATCTCATGAATCAAAATGAGATTTCTACCTATAAGGTCCTTTAAGTACTCTTTTGCAATCTCTTCAAAGCTTTTCCCACTTATTGGCTTTAGAAATCCCTCAGCAAGTTTCAAATGAAC is a window of Salvia splendens isolate huo1 chromosome 3, SspV2, whole genome shotgun sequence DNA encoding:
- the LOC121794184 gene encoding protein NRT1/ PTR FAMILY 5.11-like, producing the protein MKLSQEFQQLCHDYVVFTKSMLFILGLIFSYKLVENSFLSVLITHLTDAWGENEKDLRKAAMVVNLQEATGSVSVVLFVYLADVHTGRFKMVAFATAFCIAGLLLNFASTRNEDDKEVKWGLFYLGLGLLTFAPAALSVTLEVFLEDQLRPKDTDQLRPTDADQHEDQRNQLQPTDADDQREDRRKRRTNFWWKLVSCVAAIFSMFGPSFNAQVLAGVMGVCFLVFLLGSNYYHHERKIENQFKDVGIVLARAYRNRNDEYPQGSFNNETQIPPRLWGLRWVDKAAIAHGTETGGCSDVQVEKVKRLIKMLPMWSCFLTLSLVAASGSTFFFEEASVIEDGGVINNDNKILILANVVRFTNFMGSVISNCIITKLRDRMKFNQQRMELVKIGMGMLCCVPCCIVAWRLASLRRNYYINVYWLTPQFILLGLMQGLSEDGLESFYESQASKSLLSFGPPFGELVMGIGKFMSMPCVLIFSMKSLGWFKKDIHASRLDKYYIFLAVLSLLNFVLYCFFGWWYRNDTFLARDEEMGEQSEVTITLGEGVEPRSAEGRHVSQRSLSRRFVSKGKESDRGEAGNATADRSGIGEEEESGNT
- the LOC121795303 gene encoding putative late blight resistance protein homolog R1B-19 produces the protein MLQSTILTNLGDNERCLKILHLSYKELPVHLKLAEGFLKPISGKSFEEIAKEYLKDLIGRNLILIHEMGSTGNIKSCKVHDLLRDLCLRQAQKERFQTASPQRMVNGKRRVVTSSRTFLESMHRFVNSRCLAFSVGEGFLFPGSIWLFWNLQTLIMPHVKWLTLLTDIWRMPFIRHVQFEQLHLPDPPSAQEGTVSENLQTLVGIQNFTCSQRVIKRIPNIKKLQIANAGLDHDKYCLSKLDRLDKLESLNCSLHGEVYLVNFPRSLKKLFLYIDESQYWDEILDKIGVLPHLQKLTLSKGSFRHGQWETSEGHFSSLKSLSLYDCPSLEVWTAESSHFPCLEKLTLYQ